Proteins encoded in a region of the Populus nigra chromosome 3, ddPopNigr1.1, whole genome shotgun sequence genome:
- the LOC133689398 gene encoding aspartate aminotransferase, chloroplastic — translation MASTMLSLASTTPSASLSMQEILKGKARLGSGSVSTLFNKGKGNPFIKAKSFGRISMTVAVNVSRFEGIAMAPPDPILGVSEAFRADTDVKKLNLGVGAYRTEELQPYVLDVVKKAENLMLERGENKEYLPIEGLAAFNKVTAELLFGASNPVIKQQRVATVQGLSGTGSLRLAAALIERYFPGAQVLISSPTWGNHKNIFNDARVPWSEYRYYDPKTVGLDFEGMISNIKAAPEGSFVLLHGCAHNPTGIDPTPEQWEKIADVIQEKNHIPFFDVAYQGFASGSLDADASSVRLFAARGMELLIAQSYSKNLGLYAERIGAINVVCSSTDAAARVKSQLKRIARPMYSNPPVHGARIVANVVGDPALFNEWKEEMEMMAGRIKNVRQKLFDSLSAKDKSGKDWSFILKQIGMFSFTGLNKTQSENMTNKWHVYMTKDGRISLAGLSLAKCECLADAIIDSYHNVS, via the exons ATGGCTTCAACAATGCTTTCTTTAGCTTCTACCACTCCTTCTGCTTCACTTTCTATGCAAGAAATTCTCAAG GGAAAGGCGAGGCTTGGAAGTGGTAGTGTGAGTACATTGTTTAACAAGGGGAAAGGCAATCCCTTTATCAAGGCAAAG TCATTTGGCCGGATATCTATGACTGTCGCAGTTAATGTATCTCGTTTTGAGGGTATAGCTATGGCTCCTCCTGATCCTATCCTTGGTGTATCTGAAGCTTTTAGAGCAGACACGGATGTAAAGAAGCTCAACCTTGGAGTTGGGGCATACCGAACTGAAGAGTTACAGCCTTATGTGCTTGATGTCGTTAAGAAG GCCGAGAATCTTATGCTGGAGAGGGGTGAAAACAAGGAG TATCTTCCAATTGAAGGTTTGGCTGCATTCAATAAGGTGACTGCAGAGTTATTATTCGGAGCTAGCAACCCAGTGATAAAACAACAAAGA GTTGCAACTGTTCAAGGTCTTTCAGGCACTGGTTCACTTCGATTAGCTGCAGCGCTCATTGAGAGATATTTTCCTGGAGCGCAAGTTCTGATATCATCTCCAACTTGGG GTAATCACAAGAATATTTTCAATGATGCAAGAGTTCCATGGTCCGAGTACCGATACTATGATCCCAAAACAGTTGGCTTGGATTTTGAGGGGATGATATCAAACATAAAG GCAGCCCCTGAGGGATCATTTGTATTGCTTCATGGCTGTGCTCACAACCCAACTGGTATTGATCCAACCCCTGAACAATGGGAGAAAATTGCTGATGTCATTCAAGAAAAGAACCACATTCCATTTTTTGATGTGGCCTACCAG GGATTCGCTAGTGGAAGCCTCGATGCAGATGCATCATCAGTGAGGTTGTTTGCTGCACGTGGTATGGAGCTTTTGATTGCTCAGTCGTACAGCAAAAACTTGGGCTTGTATGCTGAAAGAATTGGGGCAATTAATGTTGTCTGCTCATCGACAGATGCAGCAGCAAG GGTTAAGAGCCAGCTGAAAAGGATTGCCCGACCAATGTACTCAAATCCTCCCGTTCACGGTGCTAGGATTGTTGCTAACGTTGTTGGGGATCCAGCTCTCTTTAATGAATGGAAAGAAGAGATGGAGATGATGGCTGGAAGGATAAAAAATGTGAGGCAGAAACTATTTGACAGTCTCTCCGCAAAAGATAAGAGTGGGAAAGATTGGTCTTTTATACTGAAGCAGATTGGCATGTTCTCCTTCACAGGCTTGAACAAAACTCAG AGCGAAAATATGACCAACAAGTGGCATGTCTATATGACAAAGGATGGAAGAATATCCTTGGCAGGACTGTCTTTGGCCAAATGTGAATGCCTTGCTGATGCCATTATTGACTCTTACCATAATGTCAGTTGA
- the LOC133689399 gene encoding probable receptor-like protein kinase At1g80640 has product MKLLHLVLALQTVPIWFFHLCLVVVHATQEDPLVSSPPPSPISTSMAAFSPGVELEMGIKDQQKHEELHKKMILLLIVCCSILVVIVFLSLFSCFIYYRKSCQKKKASQCSDVEKGLSLSPFFGKLSSLRMVSNKGSVSLIDYKILEKGTNNFEDDKLLGRGGFGLVYKAVLEDDSSIAVKKLDCATDDAQREFENEVGLLSKFQHPNIISIVGYSVHEEMGFIIYELMSNGSLEDLLHGTSRGSSLNWHLRLKIALDTARGLEYLHEFCKPAVIHRDLKSSNILLDANFNAKLSDFGLAVADSSHNKNKLKLSGTVGYVAPEYLLDGELTDKSDVYAFGVVLLELLLGRRPVEKLAPAHCQSIVTWAMPQLTNRAVLPTIVDPVIRDSVDEKYLFQVAAVAVLCIQPEPSYRPLITDVVHSLVPLVPLELGGTLRVAQPTTPRGHRQG; this is encoded by the exons ATGAAGCTTCTTCAtcttgttcttgctcttcaAACAGTTCCCATTTGGTTTTTTCACTTATGTCTAGTAGTAGTACATGCCACACAAGAAGACCCGCTTGTTTCTTCACCACCCCCCTCTCCCATTTCCACTTCCATGGCTGCCTTCTCTCCAG GGGTTGAATTGGAAATGGGAATCAAAGACCAACAAAAGCACGAGGAGTTACACAAGAAAATGATTCTGTTACTCATTGTTTGTTGTAGCATTCTTGTTGTTATcgtctttctttctctgttttcttgTTTCATTTACTACAGGAAGTCCtgtcaaaagaagaaagcttCTCAGTGTTCAG ATGTGGAGAAAGGGCTTTCATTGTCACCATTTTTTGGCAAACTCAGTTCCTTGAGAATGGTTAGTAACAAGGGATCTGTTTCATTAATCGATTATAAGATACTAGAGAAAGGAACAAACAATTTTGAAGATGATAAATTGTTGGGGAGGGGTGGATTTGGACTTGTATATAAGGCTGTATTGGAAGATGACTCAAGTATTGCAGTCAAGAAACTAGACTGTGCAACTGATGATGCACAGAGAGAATTTGAG AATGAGGTGGGTTTGTTAAGCAAATTTCAGCATCCAAATATAATTTCTATTGTGGGCTATAGTGTTCATGAGGAGATGGGGTTCATTATTTATGAGTTGATGTCCAATGGGTCCCTTGAAGATCTATTGCATG GAACTTCTCGCGGATCTTCATTAAACTGGCATTTAAGGTTGAAAATTGCTCTTGATACAGCAAG AGGATTAGAATATCTGCACGAGTTCTGCAAGCCAGCAGTGATCCATAGAGATCTGAAATCATCTAATATACTTTTGGATGCCAACTTCAATGCCAAG CTGTCAGATTTCGGTCTTGCTGTAGCTGATAGTTCTCATAACAAGAACAAGCTCAAGCTTTCAGGCACTGTGGGTTATGTAGCCCCTGAGTATCTGCTAGATG gtgAATTGACAGATAAGAGTGATGTCTATGCTTTTGGAGTTGTGCTTCTGGAGCTTCTATTAGGAAGAAGGCCTGTAGAAAAACTGGCACCAGCTCATTGCCAATCTATAGTAACATGG gccatGCCTCAGCTTACTAACAGAGCTGTCCTTCCAACCATTGTGGATCCTGTGATCAGAGATTCAGTAGACGAGAAGTACTTGTTCCAG GTTGCTGCAGTGGCTGTATTGTGTATTCAACCAGAGCCGAGTTACCGCCCCCTCATAACAGATGTTGTGCACTCTCTTGTCCCACTGGTTCCTCTTGAGCTTGGAGGGACGCTAAGAGTTGCACAACCTACAACTCCTAGAGGTCATCGACAAGGCTAA